In Streptomyces chartreusis, the following proteins share a genomic window:
- a CDS encoding PRC-barrel domain-containing protein, translating to MFEAGDIREWRGHDVVDDNARKIGRLESIYVDTVTDGPSFATVTVGMPTRHRLVFVPLAGATVGPGYLKVVYSKRLVKEAPSIEIDGILPAGDEEAIFAHYDLAYKPGAEGERRLARR from the coding sequence ATGTTCGAGGCCGGTGACATCCGGGAGTGGCGCGGTCACGATGTGGTCGACGACAACGCGCGCAAGATCGGCAGACTGGAGTCGATCTATGTGGACACCGTCACGGACGGGCCGTCTTTCGCGACCGTCACGGTCGGCATGCCGACCCGGCACCGCCTGGTGTTCGTGCCGCTGGCCGGAGCGACGGTCGGTCCGGGCTACCTGAAGGTCGTCTACTCGAAACGCCTGGTGAAGGAAGCGCCGTCCATCGAGATCGACGGGATCCTGCCCGCCGGGGACGAGGAAGCGATCTTCGCTCACTACGACCTGGCCTACAAGCCCGGCGCGGAGGGCGAGCGGCGCCTGGCGCGCCGCTGA
- a CDS encoding ATP-binding protein, giving the protein MIHSSALPSRFVGRAEELAAVAGYLSQQRLVTLTGVGGVGKSRLASEAVERLGHRGGRAVVWVELWPLQNDKLLVPAVAHALGFANHSATDTLEALTRWLHDQDVLLVLDSCEHVRRDCRTLVARLLAAAPGLTVLTTSREPLGLPGEHVIEVAPLPARTDGAELLRARAALLGTPLVSPEDVRTAVRLSRRLEGIPLAIELAAGQLADRTVEQVDRHLRSRLELTADHGNGPSRHRALRTTIGWSHELCEPGERLLWARLSVFRGDVTADTVRQVCAGGPLGAEALAAALAGLERKSVLSRRGNRYRLLDTLREYGSTWLDELGETATLSHRHAHYFLEQARRADAGWWGPDQTWWYRRLDDAHADLRAALDHWLSTSSGAAVEMCGLLGFFWSCCGYLQVAGEYLEVALARCAAPARIRARALWALGITRVLIGDSAGAHTLAELAARQAERSGDTDGMLRSAYLTSLIHLLAGRPRAARSAVDEALARSPRTPKSEAGRLLCRTARVFALTGQGHLDRARADAEELRAECIGTGEWWARSYTDYQLAVIALLQDQAAAASRHARSMLRGKRSIGDRYGLALGLDLLAAALAAEGAIEQAAAARAAAEVLWSSVGQPERGTPDARHMQARYERAAHAVLGEERHEELMARSVAIGSERVLQDLLGPVSEVN; this is encoded by the coding sequence ATGATCCACTCCTCAGCGCTTCCGAGCCGTTTCGTGGGCCGCGCGGAAGAACTGGCCGCCGTGGCCGGGTACTTGTCGCAGCAGCGACTCGTCACCCTCACCGGCGTGGGCGGGGTGGGCAAGAGCCGCCTCGCGTCGGAGGCGGTGGAGCGCCTCGGGCACCGCGGCGGCCGAGCCGTGGTCTGGGTCGAGCTGTGGCCGCTCCAGAACGACAAGCTGCTGGTGCCCGCCGTGGCGCATGCGCTCGGTTTCGCCAACCACTCCGCCACCGACACCCTGGAAGCCCTCACCAGGTGGCTCCACGACCAGGACGTGCTGCTGGTCCTGGACTCCTGCGAGCACGTGAGGCGCGATTGCCGCACCCTCGTGGCCCGGCTCCTCGCCGCCGCCCCCGGCCTGACCGTGCTGACGACCAGCCGGGAACCGCTCGGCCTGCCCGGCGAGCACGTCATCGAGGTGGCACCCCTGCCCGCCCGGACCGACGGGGCGGAACTGCTCCGCGCACGAGCGGCCCTGCTCGGCACTCCGCTGGTGAGCCCTGAGGACGTGAGGACTGCCGTACGGCTGAGCCGGCGCCTCGAAGGGATCCCGCTGGCCATCGAGCTGGCCGCCGGACAGCTTGCCGACCGGACCGTCGAACAGGTCGATCGGCACCTGCGCTCACGCCTGGAGCTCACGGCCGACCACGGCAACGGCCCGTCACGGCATCGCGCTCTGCGGACGACGATCGGCTGGAGCCATGAGCTGTGCGAACCCGGCGAACGACTGCTCTGGGCGCGGCTGTCGGTCTTCCGCGGCGACGTCACCGCCGACACCGTGCGGCAGGTGTGCGCGGGCGGCCCCCTCGGAGCGGAAGCGCTCGCCGCCGCTCTCGCGGGGCTGGAGCGCAAGTCGGTCCTGAGCCGCCGGGGCAACCGCTACCGGCTCCTCGACACCCTCCGCGAATACGGCAGTACCTGGCTGGACGAGCTGGGTGAAACGGCGACCCTGTCGCACCGGCACGCCCACTACTTCCTTGAGCAGGCGCGCCGGGCCGACGCGGGTTGGTGGGGCCCGGACCAGACGTGGTGGTACCGGCGACTGGACGACGCCCACGCCGACCTGCGGGCCGCGCTGGACCACTGGCTGTCGACCTCCTCCGGGGCGGCCGTGGAGATGTGCGGGCTCCTCGGCTTCTTCTGGAGCTGCTGCGGCTACCTACAGGTGGCGGGCGAGTATCTGGAGGTCGCTCTGGCGCGATGCGCGGCACCCGCACGCATCCGGGCCAGGGCTCTGTGGGCGCTGGGGATCACCCGCGTGCTGATCGGGGACAGCGCGGGGGCGCACACCCTCGCGGAACTCGCGGCCCGTCAGGCGGAACGCAGCGGGGACACCGACGGGATGCTCCGCTCCGCCTACCTGACCAGCCTCATCCATCTGCTGGCCGGCCGGCCCCGAGCCGCTCGGAGTGCCGTGGACGAGGCGCTGGCGCGATCGCCGCGCACGCCGAAGTCCGAGGCGGGCAGGCTGCTGTGCCGTACGGCCCGTGTGTTCGCGCTGACCGGTCAGGGACACCTGGACCGGGCCCGCGCCGACGCGGAGGAACTGCGCGCCGAGTGCATCGGGACAGGGGAGTGGTGGGCGCGCTCGTACACCGACTATCAACTGGCCGTCATCGCCCTGCTCCAGGACCAGGCCGCCGCCGCGAGCAGGCACGCCCGGTCGATGCTCCGGGGCAAGCGCAGCATCGGTGACCGGTACGGCCTGGCACTCGGCCTCGACCTGCTGGCGGCGGCGCTCGCCGCGGAAGGCGCCATCGAGCAGGCGGCGGCGGCGCGGGCCGCCGCCGAGGTCCTCTGGAGCTCGGTCGGCCAGCCCGAGCGGGGTACCCCGGACGCGCGTCACATGCAGGCCCGATACGAACGCGCGGCTCATGCGGTGCTGGGCGAGGAGCGCCACGAGGAGCTGATGGCCCGGTCCGTCGCCATCGGATCGGAAAGGGTGCTCCAGGACCTCCTGGGACCGGTGAGCGAGGTCAACTGA
- a CDS encoding RNA-guided endonuclease InsQ/TnpB family protein: MTIEATTEASGHCRYTYRLRLSSTARTALEAEWERLRWVWNECVAKSRAVHAHNRASGERATCGPVQLAAMLTEARARTAWLREGACVPQQQVIRDFGRSRGKALQDIKAGLPMRQRAGMPKYKKKREALPTLEYTKRGFRLKDGRLHLAGGIVVRPGWSRQLPKPPSSVRVYRDAVGHWWASFVVPAVTEALPATGRVIGIDWGIRETATTTSDAHDLPHAQHGRTAAQKLARYQRMMARRKPKKGQAASSGYREAKRQTAKLHRKVGAQRQDTARKWAKKVVRDHDALAVEDFRPKFLAKSTMARKAADAAIGATKKALVEMARKHGRIVHLVHPAHTTMDCAKCGARTKHALPLSERTYNCTVCGVVSPRDKNSARVMLVRAGLNPAGADLVRPATC; the protein is encoded by the coding sequence ATGACGATAGAAGCGACTACGGAGGCGTCCGGGCATTGCCGGTACACCTACCGTCTGCGGCTGTCGTCTACGGCCCGCACTGCTCTTGAGGCGGAGTGGGAACGATTGCGCTGGGTGTGGAATGAGTGCGTCGCGAAGTCCAGGGCTGTCCACGCGCACAACCGGGCGAGTGGAGAGAGGGCGACGTGCGGGCCGGTGCAGCTTGCGGCGATGCTGACCGAGGCTCGCGCCCGGACAGCGTGGCTGCGGGAGGGTGCGTGTGTGCCTCAGCAGCAGGTGATCCGCGACTTCGGCAGGTCCCGGGGCAAGGCGCTCCAGGACATTAAGGCCGGGTTGCCGATGCGGCAGCGGGCCGGGATGCCGAAGTACAAGAAGAAGCGTGAGGCGCTGCCTACCCTCGAATACACCAAGCGCGGGTTCCGTCTCAAGGACGGTCGTCTGCACCTCGCGGGCGGGATCGTGGTGCGGCCGGGGTGGTCGCGTCAGCTGCCCAAGCCCCCGTCCAGCGTGCGCGTGTACCGCGATGCGGTGGGGCACTGGTGGGCGTCGTTCGTCGTCCCGGCCGTGACCGAGGCCCTGCCCGCGACCGGGCGCGTGATCGGTATCGACTGGGGCATCAGGGAAACCGCCACCACCACATCCGACGCCCACGACCTTCCCCATGCGCAGCACGGCAGGACGGCCGCGCAGAAGCTTGCCCGCTATCAGCGGATGATGGCCCGCAGGAAGCCGAAGAAGGGTCAGGCCGCCTCGAGCGGCTACCGCGAGGCGAAGCGGCAGACAGCGAAACTCCACCGCAAGGTCGGTGCGCAGCGGCAGGACACGGCCCGTAAGTGGGCCAAGAAGGTGGTCCGCGACCACGATGCGCTCGCGGTGGAGGACTTCCGGCCGAAGTTCCTTGCGAAGTCGACCATGGCCCGCAAGGCCGCGGACGCCGCGATCGGCGCCACGAAGAAGGCCCTGGTGGAGATGGCCCGTAAGCACGGGCGCATCGTCCACCTGGTCCACCCCGCGCACACCACCATGGACTGCGCCAAGTGCGGAGCGAGAACCAAGCACGCGCTGCCTCTTTCCGAAAGGACGTATAACTGCACTGTGTGCGGAGTCGTGTCGCCTCGCGACAAGAACTCCGCCCGCGTGATGCTGGTCCGGGCTGGTCTCAACCCGGCTGGTGCTGATCTTGTAAGACCTGCCACCTGCTAG